The window TAGCTCCTGGTACATTACCTTTAACTAATAAAAGATTACGTTCAACGTCAACCTTTACGATTTCAAGGTTTTGCACTGTTACTTGCTCTCCACCCATACGTCCAGGTAGTAATTTACCTTTAAATACACGGTTTGGAGCAACTGGACCCATTGATCCAGGACGACGGTGATAACGAGAACCGTGTGCCATAGGTCCGCGAGATTGTCCGTGGCGCTTGATTGCACCTTGGAAACCTTTACCTTTAGATACACCTGTTACATCAATTACATCGCCTTCTGCGAAAATATCAACACTGACTTCCTGACCAACTTCATAAGCTGCTAAGTCTACGCCGCGGAATTCACGAACGAAGCGCTTAGGAGCAGTACTCGCTTTAGAAACATGTCCTTTTTCAGGTTTGTTAGAAAGCTTTTCGCGTTTATCTTCAAAACCAATTTGAACTGCTTCGTAGCCATCAGTTTCAACTGATTTCTTTTGTAGAACTACGTTATTACCAGCTTCAACAACTGTTACTGGGATAAGGTCGCCGTTCTCAGCAAATACTTGAGTCATACCGATCTTTCTTCCTAAGATTCCTTTGGTCATTAGTCACACCTCCTGATTTCTAAGTTATTATATTTATTAAAGTTTAATTTCAATGTCAACGCCGGATGGTAAATCCAAACGCATTAATGAATCAACAGTTTGTGGTGTTGGATTGATGATATCAATCAAACGCTTATGTGTACGCATCTCAAATTGTTCACGAGAATCTTTATACTTGTGAACCGCACGTAAGATCGTGTATACAGACTTCTCAGTTGGTAGTGGAATCGGACCAGATACAGCTGCACCTGAACGTTTCGCAGTTTCAACAATCTTCTCGGAAGATTGGTCAAGAATTCTGTGATCATATGCTTTAAGACGGATACGGATTTTTTGTTTTGCCATTATTTTCCCTCCTTTATCGCCTATTTTAAAATAGACATTTCTCCGCAGAAATATCCCAACACACTCGCCATGGCAAAGCGGCCGGGTGTGTCGGCAACCTCCTGCATCATCGCAGTCGAAGACCAACATTGTCTATTATACAGAAAAGAATAAAGAAAAGCAATAACAAATATTTTTTTCTTTATCTCTTGAACACTTTTCCTATTATAATGGGTTATATGATAAATTTCAAGCTTGAATATAGTATTTTAGATTGGTACTCTTGCCTATATTTTGTCTGACTGGAAATTGAACTGATTACATATATTTTTCTTCATTATATAAGATAGAAACGGGTGAAAGAATGTGTATAGTCATATAAATAAAATAAAATAAAAAAACAGATAGGCAGTTGCCCATCTGTTTTTTTTATTTCATTATTACTCAGAGATAGTCGCTACTGATCCAGCGCCTACTGTACGGCCACCTTCACGAATAGAGAACTTAGTTCCTTCTTCAATAGCGATAGGAGCGATTAGCTCAACTGTCATTTCGATGTTATCGCCAGGCATAACCATTTCAACACCTTCAGGAAGTTGAATGATACCAGTTACATCAGTTGTACGGAAGTAGAACTGTGGGCGGTAGTTTGAGAAGAATGGAGTGTGACGTCCACCCTCTTCTTTTGAAAGAACATATACTTGTGCTTTGAATTTTGTGTGTGGTGTAATTGAACCTGGCTTAGCTAATACTTGGCCACGTTGGATTTCTTCACGAGCAACCCCACGAAGAAGCGCACCGATGTTATCTCCAGCTTCAGCATAGTCAAGAAGCTTACGGAACATTTCAACACCTGTTACAGTTGTTGATTTTGGCTCTTCAGTTAAACCGATGATTTCGATTACGTCACCGACTTTAACTTGTCCACGCTCAACACGACCAGTTGCAACTGTTCCACGACCAGTGATTGAGAATACATCCTCAACTGGCATCATGAATGGCTTGTCAGTGTCACGTGTTGGGTTTGGAATATATTCATCAACAGCAGCCATAAGCTCGATGATTTTTTCTTCCCATTCTGCTTCACCCTCAAGAGCTTTAAGTGCAGAACCTTTGATAACAGGAATGTCATCACCAGGGAAATCATATTCAGATAGTAGGTCACGGATTTCCATTTCTACTAATTCTAATAATTCTTCGTCATCAACCATGTCACACTTGTTCATGAATACAACAAGGTATGGTACACCTACTTGACGAGAAAGAAGGATATGCTCACGTGTTTGTGGC of the Bacillus tuaregi genome contains:
- the rplC gene encoding 50S ribosomal protein L3 gives rise to the protein MTKGILGRKIGMTQVFAENGDLIPVTVVEAGNNVVLQKKSVETDGYEAVQIGFEDKREKLSNKPEKGHVSKASTAPKRFVREFRGVDLAAYEVGQEVSVDIFAEGDVIDVTGVSKGKGFQGAIKRHGQSRGPMAHGSRYHRRPGSMGPVAPNRVFKGKLLPGRMGGEQVTVQNLEIVKVDVERNLLLVKGNVPGAKKALLKIKSAVKAK
- the rpsJ gene encoding 30S ribosomal protein S10; this encodes MAKQKIRIRLKAYDHRILDQSSEKIVETAKRSGAAVSGPIPLPTEKSVYTILRAVHKYKDSREQFEMRTHKRLIDIINPTPQTVDSLMRLDLPSGVDIEIKL
- the tuf gene encoding elongation factor Tu — its product is MAKAKFDRTKPHVNIGTIGHVDHGKTTLTAAITTVLAKAGGSEARGYDQIDNAPEEKERGITINTSHVEYETENRHYAHVDCPGHADYVKNMITGAAQMDGGILVVSAADGPMPQTREHILLSRQVGVPYLVVFMNKCDMVDDEELLELVEMEIRDLLSEYDFPGDDIPVIKGSALKALEGEAEWEEKIIELMAAVDEYIPNPTRDTDKPFMMPVEDVFSITGRGTVATGRVERGQVKVGDVIEIIGLTEEPKSTTVTGVEMFRKLLDYAEAGDNIGALLRGVAREEIQRGQVLAKPGSITPHTKFKAQVYVLSKEEGGRHTPFFSNYRPQFYFRTTDVTGIIQLPEGVEMVMPGDNIEMTVELIAPIAIEEGTKFSIREGGRTVGAGSVATISE